One Prevotella melaninogenica DNA window includes the following coding sequences:
- a CDS encoding acid phosphatase, whose product MTKKTLVVGLLAMFSVTTFAQTAAKKIKDVRTQPDLYYLQDGQQASSLELLPAPPQPGSIQFLYDEAQYQWGKMQRNTPRGDQAAADARVGGDGVPNAFSEAFGIKISKGTTPEIYKLVLNMREDAGDLATRSAKDHYMRVRPFAFYNEMTCNPEQQQELSTNGSYPSGHTAIGWATALVLSEINIDRQNEILERGYQMGQSRVICGYHWQSDVDAARVISAAVVARLHAEPAFQEQLEKAKKEFAKLKKEGKIAKSTFKTAD is encoded by the coding sequence ATGACAAAGAAGACCTTAGTTGTTGGTTTGCTGGCAATGTTCTCAGTAACCACTTTCGCACAGACAGCGGCAAAGAAGATTAAAGACGTCCGTACACAACCAGACCTCTATTATCTTCAGGATGGACAGCAAGCAAGTTCACTTGAACTTCTTCCAGCACCTCCACAGCCAGGTAGTATTCAGTTCCTTTATGACGAAGCGCAGTACCAATGGGGTAAGATGCAGCGCAATACTCCTCGTGGTGATCAGGCAGCAGCTGATGCACGTGTAGGTGGTGACGGTGTTCCAAACGCTTTCTCAGAGGCTTTCGGTATTAAAATCAGCAAGGGGACAACTCCAGAGATTTATAAACTTGTTTTGAATATGCGTGAAGATGCAGGTGACTTGGCTACACGTAGCGCTAAGGATCACTACATGCGTGTTCGCCCATTTGCTTTCTATAATGAGATGACTTGTAACCCAGAGCAGCAGCAAGAGCTGTCTACTAATGGTTCTTATCCATCAGGTCACACTGCTATCGGTTGGGCTACCGCTCTTGTTCTGTCAGAGATTAACATTGATCGTCAGAATGAAATCCTTGAGCGTGGCTATCAAATGGGGCAGAGTCGTGTCATCTGTGGTTACCACTGGCAGAGCGATGTAGATGCCGCTCGTGTCATTAGTGCAGCGGTTGTAGCACGTCTCCATGCAGAACCAGCTTTCCAAGAGCAGTTGGAAAAGGCAAAGAAAGAGTTTGCTAAGCTGAAGAAGGAAGGCAAGATTGCTAAGAGTACATTTAAGACAGCTGACTAA
- a CDS encoding OprO/OprP family phosphate-selective porin produces the protein MKRIILIATCALMTCASTFAQEEAEPKLVVKPTGRILMDAGVMHSTDEKLDNQLNDGVAIPDVRMGVSATYGKWKAKVDVGYARQSLSLKDISLDYNFNKENLIRMGYFVHQFGLQSGTSSSFKISMEEPLANQAFFNSRLIGAMYVHAGEKFHATASVFAENDAMKMTTDKLGNEAWGAMTRLVWRPLTERGKIFHIGISGAYESPRYNKDATISHKSYTLKAPFPTRIANVAAQEAKISDAKALWKFSPEMNFAIGNFGFEAQYFYVGIKRDNAMPNYNAWGAYSNVRYLLNGQGYTYTKADAGIATPDPGSLELVAAYNYSTLTDKDANIFGGKVNDWSLTFNYYLNKYMIWRVRGSITRATDNAAFNNNTFSILETRLQIKF, from the coding sequence ATGAAAAGAATTATCCTTATTGCTACCTGTGCATTAATGACTTGTGCAAGTACCTTTGCTCAGGAAGAAGCAGAACCAAAGTTGGTAGTAAAACCAACAGGTCGTATCCTTATGGATGCAGGTGTTATGCACTCAACAGATGAGAAACTTGATAACCAGCTCAATGATGGTGTTGCTATTCCAGACGTACGTATGGGCGTAAGTGCCACATATGGTAAGTGGAAAGCAAAGGTTGACGTTGGTTATGCACGTCAAAGTCTTTCACTTAAAGACATTAGTCTCGATTATAATTTCAACAAAGAGAACTTGATTCGTATGGGTTACTTCGTACACCAGTTTGGTTTACAGAGTGGTACATCATCAAGTTTCAAGATTTCAATGGAAGAGCCATTGGCTAACCAGGCATTCTTCAACAGCCGTCTGATTGGTGCGATGTATGTTCATGCTGGCGAGAAGTTCCATGCTACTGCATCAGTATTTGCTGAGAATGACGCGATGAAGATGACAACCGACAAGCTCGGCAACGAGGCATGGGGTGCAATGACACGATTGGTATGGCGCCCATTAACTGAGCGTGGTAAGATTTTCCACATCGGTATCAGTGGTGCATATGAGTCTCCACGTTACAACAAGGATGCAACCATCAGCCATAAGTCTTACACGTTGAAGGCTCCATTCCCAACACGTATAGCAAATGTTGCTGCACAGGAGGCTAAAATCTCAGACGCTAAAGCACTGTGGAAGTTCTCTCCAGAAATGAACTTTGCTATTGGCAACTTCGGTTTCGAGGCACAATACTTCTACGTAGGCATCAAGCGCGACAACGCTATGCCAAACTATAACGCATGGGGTGCATATAGCAATGTACGCTACCTCCTCAATGGTCAGGGCTATACTTATACCAAGGCTGATGCGGGTATTGCTACTCCTGATCCAGGTTCTTTGGAGCTTGTTGCAGCTTACAACTACTCTACCTTGACTGATAAGGATGCTAATATCTTTGGTGGTAAGGTAAATGATTGGTCATTGACCTTCAACTACTACCTTAATAAGTATATGATTTGGCGTGTTCGTGGTTCTATCACTCGCGCAACAGATAACGCAGCATTCAACAATAACACATTCTCTATTCTTGAGACACGTTTGCAGATTAAATTCTAA
- a CDS encoding histidine-type phosphatase: MRKLNSLLLLLILTIICPALAQAQLQRSEAFKGKYKLKEVVILSRHNIRSPLSTNGSALSKMTPHEWTNWSSAASELTLRGGVLETEMGQFFRKWTIETGLFKDNYVPTIDEVNVYANSMQRCIATAQYFSGGFMPVANLRVNHRYVPSKMDPIFFPRLTKSTEAFRTEAMKQINAMGGKEGLVGINKGLKESYDLIAKVLDMKQSEYYKKGEIKDFVNNDTQITLELNQEPGMKGSLKNANSASDAFILQYYEEPDGMKAAFGHKLTTEDWTKIAKVKDVYGDVLFTAPIVAVNVAHPLLQYMYDELNDKDRKFTFLCGHDSNIASVDAALGVEEYSLPNSIEKKTPIGSKLVLEKWVDAAGKAYIAVNLVYQSTDQLKQMFLLDLQHAPQVFSLKLKGLNQNTDGLYTFEDVNARFLQAIRAYDDIK, from the coding sequence ATGAGAAAACTTAATTCACTCTTACTCCTTTTAATACTGACAATCATTTGTCCAGCATTAGCACAGGCACAGCTTCAGCGTTCTGAGGCGTTCAAAGGAAAATACAAACTAAAGGAAGTTGTTATCCTCTCTCGTCATAACATCCGCTCACCACTATCAACCAATGGTTCTGCACTGAGCAAGATGACTCCACACGAGTGGACAAATTGGTCATCTGCAGCCAGCGAACTGACACTCAGAGGTGGTGTACTTGAGACCGAGATGGGACAGTTCTTCCGCAAATGGACTATCGAAACGGGATTGTTTAAGGATAACTATGTTCCAACAATTGACGAAGTAAATGTCTATGCCAACTCTATGCAGCGTTGTATCGCTACTGCACAATACTTCTCTGGTGGCTTCATGCCAGTGGCTAACCTACGTGTGAACCACCGCTATGTGCCATCTAAGATGGACCCAATCTTCTTCCCTCGTCTTACAAAAAGTACTGAGGCTTTCCGTACTGAGGCTATGAAGCAAATCAATGCTATGGGTGGTAAGGAAGGACTCGTTGGTATCAACAAAGGTCTGAAGGAGAGCTACGACCTCATTGCTAAGGTCTTAGACATGAAGCAAAGTGAGTATTATAAGAAAGGAGAAATAAAAGACTTCGTTAATAACGATACACAAATTACGCTTGAACTCAACCAAGAGCCAGGAATGAAGGGTTCGTTGAAGAATGCTAACTCTGCTTCTGACGCCTTTATCCTCCAGTATTATGAGGAGCCAGATGGCATGAAAGCTGCCTTTGGTCATAAACTCACAACTGAGGATTGGACTAAGATTGCTAAGGTAAAAGACGTGTATGGCGACGTACTTTTCACTGCTCCGATTGTTGCTGTTAACGTGGCTCACCCACTTTTACAGTATATGTATGACGAACTGAACGACAAAGACCGTAAGTTTACATTCCTCTGTGGTCACGACTCAAACATTGCAAGTGTTGATGCTGCCCTTGGCGTTGAGGAATATTCACTTCCTAACTCTATCGAGAAGAAGACTCCTATCGGTTCAAAACTTGTCTTAGAGAAGTGGGTCGACGCTGCTGGTAAAGCTTATATAGCCGTAAACCTTGTTTATCAGAGTACAGACCAACTTAAGCAGATGTTCCTACTCGACCTGCAGCATGCTCCACAAGTATTCTCCTTAAAGTTGAAGGGTCTCAATCAGAATACTGACGGTCTTTATACTTTCGAAGATGTCAATGCACGTTTCCTTCAGGCTATTCGCGCATACGATGATATTAAGTAA
- a CDS encoding flavin reductase family protein, producing the protein MKEVSYKDLKFNPFNLLGKEWMLLSAGNEQDGCNTMTISWGHIGCMWGHNDPTVVAYIRASRYTKTFVDKEDYFTLCVMDASFKKQMAYLGSVSGRDENKIEKAGLTKVFADNSVYFKEAKLVLVCKKEYAADLKESGFIDKEVFEQAYPNGDLHTMYVGKIEKILVRDDEYLG; encoded by the coding sequence ATGAAGGAAGTTAGTTACAAAGATTTAAAGTTCAATCCGTTCAACCTTTTAGGAAAGGAATGGATGTTGTTATCTGCTGGTAATGAGCAGGATGGGTGTAACACGATGACAATCAGTTGGGGACATATTGGCTGTATGTGGGGCCATAACGACCCAACAGTTGTTGCCTATATACGTGCCAGTCGCTATACAAAGACCTTTGTAGATAAGGAAGATTACTTTACGCTTTGCGTGATGGATGCCTCTTTTAAGAAGCAAATGGCTTATCTTGGTTCTGTTTCTGGACGTGATGAGAATAAGATAGAGAAAGCTGGATTGACAAAGGTTTTTGCTGATAATAGTGTTTATTTTAAGGAGGCTAAGTTAGTTCTTGTTTGTAAGAAAGAGTATGCTGCAGACCTAAAGGAAAGTGGTTTTATTGATAAGGAGGTTTTTGAACAGGCTTATCCTAATGGCGACCTTCATACGATGTATGTTGGTAAGATTGAAAAAATACTCGTTCGTGACGATGAGTATCTTGGTTAG